Proteins from one Nitrobacteraceae bacterium AZCC 2146 genomic window:
- a CDS encoding UDP-N-acetyl-D-mannosaminuronate dehydrogenase (product_source=COG0677; cath_funfam=3.40.50.720; cog=COG0677; superfamily=52413), giving the protein MIVTEWVQFRALDLPRLKLAMQQPVVVDLRNVYRPEEMAAAGFVYEGVGRGTRPN; this is encoded by the coding sequence GTGATCGTCACCGAGTGGGTGCAGTTCCGCGCCCTCGACCTGCCGCGCCTCAAGCTGGCGATGCAGCAGCCGGTCGTGGTTGACTTGCGCAACGTCTATCGGCCGGAGGAAATGGCGGCGGCGGGGTTTGTGTATGAGGGCGTCGGACGCGGGACACGACCGAACTAA
- a CDS encoding NO-binding membrane sensor protein with MHYT domain (product_source=COG3300; cog=COG3300; ko=KO:K21023; pfam=PF03707,PF04397; smart=SM00850; superfamily=81431; transmembrane_helix_parts=Outside_1_9,TMhelix_10_29,Inside_30_40,TMhelix_41_63,Outside_64_72,TMhelix_73_95,Inside_96_106,TMhelix_107_129,Outside_130_138,TMhelix_139_161,Inside_162_167,TMhelix_168_190,Outside_191_209,TMhelix_210_232,Inside_233_411), with amino-acid sequence MFEGHDPYLVALSVVIAILGGYTGFGLAARIRRRPDADHRLLLASAAGFFAVGIWTMHFVGMLAAPIPVDTVYLVLPTIVSFLICALVVGVSLFFVSIGEPSLQRIVWSAVLLGGGIASMHYVGMHGLAGNFSMQHDSPMVVLSVLIAIGAAYGGLRAFLARQDGIQLIVSAMAFGIAVSGMHYTAMYGVHFVPLSGASHHHISGLAASQQILALVVALLCFVIAAGFLLSLVPDPHRQTAKSTVVDPILESAVSTAETAVSHVDGRAATTPHLKSAPLGGLGQPRNVSAPRLPVEGADGTHFIESADVRSVTADAHYTRVHDGTRERMCPWSISEAEAQLDPGLFVRVHRSHIVAIPHVTFVRKEGDGAVIELDGPSPHRVPVSRAKIAEVKARLGLARRGAHTHTHTHT; translated from the coding sequence ATGTTCGAAGGACACGATCCTTATCTCGTCGCGCTCTCGGTGGTGATCGCGATTCTGGGAGGATACACCGGGTTCGGCCTGGCCGCACGCATCCGCCGGCGGCCGGACGCTGATCATCGCCTGCTGCTTGCCAGCGCCGCGGGGTTTTTCGCCGTCGGCATCTGGACCATGCATTTCGTCGGCATGCTGGCGGCGCCGATTCCAGTGGATACGGTCTATCTCGTTCTCCCCACCATCGTGTCGTTCCTGATCTGCGCACTCGTCGTGGGCGTCTCGCTGTTTTTCGTCAGCATCGGAGAGCCCTCGCTGCAGCGCATCGTGTGGTCGGCCGTTTTGCTGGGCGGGGGAATCGCCAGCATGCATTACGTCGGGATGCACGGGCTCGCGGGCAATTTTTCGATGCAACACGACAGCCCAATGGTGGTTCTCTCCGTCCTGATTGCAATAGGGGCGGCCTATGGCGGCCTGCGCGCATTCCTTGCTCGGCAGGACGGAATCCAGCTGATCGTAAGTGCCATGGCGTTCGGAATTGCCGTCTCGGGCATGCACTACACCGCCATGTACGGTGTGCACTTTGTGCCATTGTCGGGAGCGTCGCACCATCACATCAGCGGGCTCGCCGCATCGCAACAGATCCTTGCTCTGGTCGTGGCATTGCTTTGCTTCGTGATCGCGGCGGGATTCCTGCTGTCGCTGGTTCCTGATCCGCACCGGCAAACGGCGAAGTCAACCGTCGTCGACCCGATTCTGGAATCCGCCGTCTCGACTGCCGAAACTGCGGTTTCCCATGTAGATGGGCGTGCTGCCACGACCCCACATTTGAAATCGGCACCGCTCGGCGGGCTTGGTCAGCCGCGCAACGTCTCCGCGCCTCGCCTTCCGGTCGAGGGTGCCGACGGCACACACTTTATCGAGAGCGCCGATGTGCGGAGCGTCACGGCCGATGCCCATTATACTAGGGTCCACGATGGCACGCGCGAGCGGATGTGCCCTTGGTCCATCTCGGAGGCCGAGGCCCAGCTCGATCCCGGCCTGTTCGTCAGGGTGCACCGCAGCCATATCGTGGCGATCCCGCACGTCACCTTTGTCCGCAAGGAGGGTGACGGCGCGGTGATCGAGCTGGATGGCCCTTCGCCGCACCGGGTGCCAGTGAGCCGGGCCAAGATCGCGGAAGTCAAAGCGCGGCTTGGACTTGCCCGGCGTGGCGCACACACACACACACACACACACACGTAA
- a CDS encoding hypothetical protein (product_source=Hypo-rule applied; pfam=PF11162; transmembrane_helix_parts=Inside_1_16,TMhelix_17_39,Outside_40_136), with protein MVGIVTRAQAGLLSRRIFVWIAAYAFLLQSLLAPLLAAPSMVHGVGLGGSVFELCIGNNDAALQPTGGVPAGTHDDGIHCKFCVSCGPGFLIAPQIAVARVERIRSTTVRWAVIGNPVPDDTRFFGKRARGPPLLT; from the coding sequence ATGGTGGGCATCGTAACGAGAGCGCAAGCAGGGTTACTTTCCCGGCGGATATTTGTCTGGATCGCCGCCTATGCATTTCTGCTGCAATCGCTGCTTGCTCCGCTGCTCGCAGCGCCTTCCATGGTGCACGGCGTCGGCCTCGGCGGATCGGTTTTCGAACTCTGCATCGGCAACAATGATGCAGCGTTACAGCCCACGGGCGGCGTCCCTGCTGGAACGCATGATGACGGTATTCATTGCAAGTTCTGCGTCAGTTGCGGGCCGGGCTTCCTTATTGCTCCCCAGATCGCGGTGGCGCGGGTCGAGCGGATCCGCAGCACGACGGTCAGATGGGCCGTTATCGGCAATCCCGTTCCGGATGATACCCGGTTCTTTGGCAAACGGGCGCGCGGGCCTCCGCTGTTGACGTGA
- a CDS encoding hypothetical protein (product_source=Hypo-rule applied), with protein sequence MEQPAHLIPPHAGTIKNLTAGEAGKRSFLMNVRSYASTAKGPAQMTLPSHSFCLEDRAYFFLVVVEEPVVV encoded by the coding sequence ATGGAGCAACCCGCGCACTTGATACCTCCGCACGCCGGCACGATAAAAAATCTGACGGCGGGGGAAGCGGGCAAAAGAAGCTTTCTCATGAATGTACGGTCATACGCGTCAACAGCAAAAGGCCCGGCACAGATGACGTTGCCGAGCCATTCCTTTTGCCTCGAAGATAGAGCTTACTTCTTCTTAGTCGTCGTGGAAGAACCGGTCGTTGTCTGA
- a CDS encoding hypothetical protein (product_source=Hypo-rule applied) produces MRRIKNGSTEPYSRFDEIGSNRFTADAAMLDNPEKTARLMIAMTAALPFEVELTSSTIAYLRTQHIAYNVEPMQTVSKVSYAGDEGGILCHLQPEDTENVIIVSLTHVRMHRSLPLAAAVFDYQKHRVKKLKKQGSA; encoded by the coding sequence GTGCGACGCATCAAGAATGGCTCTACTGAGCCATATTCCCGATTTGATGAAATCGGGTCCAACCGATTCACGGCGGATGCGGCGATGCTCGACAATCCAGAAAAAACTGCGCGGCTCATGATCGCGATGACGGCGGCGCTACCATTCGAAGTCGAATTGACATCGTCCACGATCGCCTATCTGCGAACGCAACACATCGCGTACAATGTCGAGCCAATGCAGACCGTCTCGAAAGTCTCCTATGCCGGCGACGAAGGCGGCATCCTCTGCCATCTCCAACCCGAGGACACGGAGAACGTCATCATCGTCTCGCTCACCCATGTCCGGATGCATCGTTCCCTGCCGCTTGCCGCAGCCGTGTTCGATTACCAGAAGCATCGGGTGAAGAAATTGAAGAAGCAAGGCAGCGCATAA
- a CDS encoding transposase (product_source=COG3666; cog=COG3666; pfam=PF05598,PF13751; smart=SM00525), giving the protein MMGRLKSDQGQLFYQFHLGDAVPEDHLVRKIDAALDLSWLRSELAPHYSSMGRPSIDPELMIRMLVVGYVFAIRSERLICREVQVNLAYRWFCKLGIEDAIPDHSAFSRARNERFRDGDVFRHMFERVVEACIAAGLVGGEGFAVDASLIQADANKQRSIAGQDWRKDRDPARSSRAVKEYLATLDDTAWGAASEVVPKFVSPSDPAAQWTGAHKGPAFFAYSDNYLIDVKFGVIVDVEASRSIRQAEVGAAKTMIERTEERFGLKPERLVGDTAYGAAPMLNWLVEEKGIAPHIPVFDKSKRDDGTFSRSDFRYDPTSDIYHCPGEKQLGTSGTVHEGKTLLYRASKLDCDVCPLKPQCCPKEPSRKIPRDIHEHARDVARSLAGTEGFEQSRHERKKIEMRFAHLKRILKLGRLRLRGPRGAQDEFVLAAIAQNLRRLASLGARPPPAQALCIA; this is encoded by the coding sequence ATGATGGGCCGTCTGAAGAGTGACCAAGGTCAACTGTTCTACCAGTTTCATCTTGGCGACGCGGTCCCCGAGGATCACCTGGTGCGGAAGATCGATGCCGCTCTCGATCTGTCCTGGCTTCGCAGCGAACTTGCACCTCACTATTCGTCGATGGGTCGCCCGTCGATCGATCCGGAACTGATGATCCGGATGCTGGTCGTGGGGTATGTGTTTGCGATCCGCTCGGAGCGGCTGATCTGCCGTGAAGTGCAGGTGAACTTGGCCTATCGCTGGTTCTGCAAGCTCGGTATCGAGGACGCTATCCCGGATCATTCGGCATTTTCGCGCGCCCGCAACGAGCGCTTCCGCGATGGAGATGTTTTCCGCCACATGTTCGAGCGAGTCGTCGAGGCGTGCATCGCGGCCGGTCTGGTTGGCGGCGAAGGCTTTGCGGTCGATGCGAGCTTGATCCAGGCGGATGCCAATAAGCAACGCTCGATCGCAGGTCAGGATTGGCGCAAGGATCGTGATCCGGCGAGGTCCAGCCGCGCGGTGAAGGAGTATCTGGCGACCCTCGACGATACGGCGTGGGGCGCCGCCAGCGAGGTTGTCCCGAAGTTTGTCTCGCCATCCGATCCCGCGGCCCAGTGGACCGGCGCTCATAAGGGACCGGCATTCTTCGCTTATTCCGACAACTATCTCATCGACGTGAAGTTCGGCGTCATCGTTGACGTCGAGGCCTCCCGCTCCATTCGGCAGGCCGAGGTCGGCGCGGCAAAGACCATGATCGAGCGAACAGAGGAGCGCTTCGGCCTTAAGCCTGAGCGGCTTGTCGGAGATACCGCTTACGGGGCGGCTCCGATGCTGAACTGGTTGGTCGAGGAGAAAGGCATCGCGCCCCATATTCCCGTGTTCGACAAGTCGAAGCGGGACGACGGCACCTTCTCGCGCAGCGACTTTCGATATGATCCGACGAGCGACATTTACCACTGCCCAGGCGAGAAGCAGCTTGGGACAAGTGGCACCGTGCATGAGGGCAAGACGCTTCTGTATCGCGCCAGCAAGCTCGATTGCGATGTATGTCCGCTCAAACCCCAGTGCTGCCCAAAAGAACCGTCACGCAAGATCCCGCGCGACATCCATGAGCACGCCCGAGACGTTGCCCGGTCGCTTGCCGGCACCGAGGGCTTTGAGCAGTCGCGACATGAACGCAAGAAGATCGAGATGCGGTTCGCGCACTTGAAGCGCATTCTGAAGCTCGGCCGGCTTCGACTGCGTGGTCCACGAGGCGCCCAGGACGAATTTGTTCTGGCTGCCATCGCCCAGAACCTCCGACGGCTCGCATCGCTAGGTGCGCGACCGCCACCCGCTCAGGCTCTGTGTATTGCGTAG
- a CDS encoding integrase (product_source=COG0582; cath_funfam=1.10.150.130,1.10.443.10; cog=COG0582; pfam=PF00589,PF13495; superfamily=56349): MTKPISPLRQRMIDDMKIRNMSPNTQNIYISAVARFSAYHRRSPDQLGLEDIRDYHLHLVSRNLKPTTINPIMGALWFFYGKTLGQKDIVDEIPYARRADSLPAVLSREEVERLLKTVRNLKMRTAFITIYAAGLRVSELVALTSRDIDSTRIVIAIRHGKGGKDRYVMLSEQLLGILRDYWKRTRPWRRVAHRQCWPCKPHSASRHDGNRDLSHGGARRPRRTLRGLRPYAHRLQFLPQPPLSQVSMAGGGAMVGGARGGPVARALFPRRIHPARRSRRHRLSEQGGGLWTSVQDRRANAHDDRRRSQTSRSRDRSHRCAAYLGSEPRSSSPCPLHRSGWWHLARRRTLDIMPARFLSTGAGALASLSSAVPRRPHRALRCRPTTVLQRSCRVLGSRGVRVPSRAASQSRMGGLCQAPFCRTGAGAGLSGPLYPSRRHRQWPAHQTRR; the protein is encoded by the coding sequence ATGACCAAACCGATATCGCCGTTGCGACAACGCATGATCGACGACATGAAGATCCGCAACATGTCGCCGAATACCCAAAATATTTATATCTCTGCCGTTGCCAGATTCAGCGCTTATCATCGACGCTCACCAGACCAACTTGGCCTGGAGGATATCCGTGATTATCACCTGCATCTTGTCTCCCGCAACCTCAAGCCGACTACGATCAACCCAATCATGGGGGCGTTGTGGTTCTTCTACGGAAAGACGCTCGGACAAAAAGACATTGTCGATGAGATTCCTTACGCCCGGCGGGCGGACTCTTTGCCCGCCGTTCTCTCCCGCGAAGAGGTCGAACGGCTCCTGAAGACCGTCCGTAATCTGAAGATGCGCACGGCCTTTATTACTATCTACGCCGCCGGCTTGCGCGTGTCCGAACTCGTCGCTTTGACCAGTCGCGATATTGACAGCACACGCATTGTCATCGCCATCCGGCACGGCAAAGGAGGCAAGGATCGCTACGTCATGCTCTCCGAGCAGTTACTCGGCATCCTGCGCGACTATTGGAAGCGAACCAGGCCCTGGCGACGCGTGGCGCACCGCCAATGTTGGCCATGTAAGCCTCACTCAGCGTCGCGTCATGACGGCAATCGAGATTTGTCGCACGGCGGCGCTCGGCGGCCACGTCGAACGTTGCGAGGACTGCGCCCATACGCGCATCGCCTACAATTCCTGCCGCAACCGCCATTGTCCCAAGTGTCAATGGCGGGCGGCGGAGCGATGGTTGGCGGCGCGAGAGGCGGACCTGTTGCCCGCGCCCTATTTCCACGTCGTATTCACCCTGCCCGCCGAAGTCGGCGCCATCGCCTATCAGAACAAGGCGGCGGTCTATGGACTTCTGTTCAAGACCGCCGCGCGAACGCTCACGACGATCGCCGCCGATCCCAAACATCTCGGAGCCGAGATCGGTCTCACCGCTGTGCTGCATACCTGGGGTCAGAACCTCGATCATCATCCCCATGTCCACTGCATCGTTCCGGGTGGTGGCATCTCGCCCGACGGCGAACGCTGGATATCATGCCGGCCAGGTTTCTTTCTACCGGTGCGGGTGCTCTCGCGTCTCTTTCGTCGGCTGTTCCTCGACGGCCTCATCGCGCTCTTCGATGCCGGCCAACTACAGTTCTTCAACGATCTTGCCGCGTACTCGGATCGCGCGGCGTTCGTGTCCCGTCTCGCGCCGCTTCGCAATCGCGAATGGGTGGTCTTTGCCAAGCGCCCTTTTGCAGGACCGGAGCAGGTGCTGGCCTATCTGGCCCGCTATACCCATCGCGTCGCCATCGGCAATGGCCGGCTCATCAAACTCGCCGATGA
- a CDS encoding hypothetical protein (product_source=Hypo-rule applied; cleavage_site_network=SignalP-noTM) yields MLKKFLIVAGTILLASSAFAQSPTTKNAPGQQMQKAQETGKPSTGPGASKYTPGHKMQHAKKTGAKSTGPGASEYAPGHQTTTGSSTTTKKK; encoded by the coding sequence ATGTTAAAGAAATTCTTGATCGTCGCCGGCACCATACTGCTCGCTTCGTCTGCGTTCGCGCAGTCGCCGACCACGAAGAACGCTCCCGGCCAGCAGATGCAGAAAGCGCAGGAAACCGGCAAGCCGTCTACGGGGCCGGGCGCTTCGAAATATACACCGGGCCACAAGATGCAGCACGCCAAGAAGACCGGAGCGAAATCTACCGGACCGGGGGCGTCTGAATACGCGCCGGGCCATCAGACAACGACCGGTTCTTCCACGACGACTAAGAAGAAGTAA